From a single Streptomyces sp. 1331.2 genomic region:
- a CDS encoding response regulator, whose protein sequence is MIRTMVVDDDALVRLGLVDLLAQDPALTVVAEAADGLQAVELAGSRRIDVALMDIRMPRLDGIAATRRLRELPDAPRVIALTTFDLDEYVYQALAAGADGFLLKDTPPAEIARAVHVVAGGQGMLHPAAARRLIDRYHRVGAPRSVAARGRVAGLTPRETDVLRELADGLSNAEIAGVLGMRESTVKAHVSRILTGLGVGNRVQAALLARDAGLVGDGA, encoded by the coding sequence ATGATCCGAACGATGGTGGTCGACGACGACGCACTGGTCCGCCTCGGCCTGGTCGACCTGCTCGCCCAGGACCCGGCGCTCACCGTGGTCGCGGAAGCGGCGGACGGCCTCCAGGCCGTCGAACTCGCCGGAAGCCGGCGGATCGACGTCGCGCTGATGGACATCAGGATGCCCCGGCTCGACGGCATCGCCGCGACCCGGCGCCTGCGCGAACTGCCGGACGCCCCGAGGGTCATCGCGCTCACCACCTTCGACCTGGACGAGTACGTGTACCAGGCGCTCGCCGCCGGGGCCGACGGCTTCCTGCTCAAGGACACCCCACCCGCCGAGATCGCCAGGGCCGTGCACGTCGTCGCCGGCGGGCAGGGGATGCTGCACCCGGCGGCGGCGCGACGCCTGATCGACCGGTACCACCGGGTCGGCGCGCCGAGGTCGGTCGCCGCCCGCGGCCGGGTCGCCGGGCTCACCCCGCGCGAGACCGACGTACTGCGCGAACTCGCCGACGGGCTCTCCAACGCGGAGATCGCGGGCGTGCTGGGGATGCGGGAGAGTACGGTCAAGGCGCACGTCAGCCGGATCCTGACCGGGCTCGGCGTCGGCAACCGGGTCCAGGCCGCGTTGCTGGCGCGCGATGCGGGATTGGTCGGAGACGGCGCCTGA